In Rattus norvegicus strain BN/NHsdMcwi chromosome 1, GRCr8, whole genome shotgun sequence, a genomic segment contains:
- the Or13a23 gene encoding olfactory receptor Olr306: MVSPNQTVVTEFVLQGFSEHPGLRLLLTGCFLSLYTMALMGNIVIIALVTSSTGLHSPMYFFLCNLATMDIICTSSVLPKALVGLLSEENTISFKGCMAQLFFLLWSGSSELLLLTVMAYDRYVAICFPLHYSSRMSRQLCGALAIGVWSICAVNASVHTGLMTQLSFCGPKVITHFFCEIPPLLLLSCSSTYVNSIMTLVADAFYGGINFVLTLLSYGCIIASILCMHSAEGKKKAFSTCSSHLIVVAMYYSSVFFTYISPASSYSPERSKFTSVLYSVLSPTLNPLIYTLRNKDVKLALSRILGSFSH, from the coding sequence ATGGTCAGTCCCAACCAGACAGTAGTGACAGAGTTTGTTCTGCAAGGATTCTCAGAGCACCCTGGTCTAAGATTGCTCCTAACAGGCTGCTTCCTATCCCTATATACAATGGCTCTAATGGGCAACATTGTGATCATTGCTTTGGTCACTTCCAGCACTGGGCTCCACAGtcccatgtactttttcctgTGCAACTTGGCAACCATGGACATTATCTGCACCTCCTCTGTTCTGCCCAAAGCGCTAGTTGGTCTACTGTCTGAGGAAAACACAATCTCCTTCAAGGGGTGCATGGCCCAgctcttcttccttctgtggTCTGGATCCTCTGAACTGCTGCTGCTCACAGTCATGGCCTATGACCGTTACGTGGCCATCTGCTTTCCACTGCACTACAGTTCTAGAATGAGCCGACAGCTGTGTGGGGCACTGGCCATAGGTGTATGGTCCATCTGTGCTGTGAATGCATCTGTGCACACTGGTCTGATGACACAGCTGTCATTCTGTGGCCCCAAGGTCATCACCCACTTCTTCTGTGAGATCCCCCCACTCCTTCTGCTCTCCTGTAGCTCCACATATGTGAATAGCATTATGACTCTTGTGGCAGATGCCTTTTATGGAGGCATCAACTTTGTGCTAACCCTGTTATCTTATGGATGCATCATTGCCAGCATCCTGTGCATGCATTCTGCTGAGGGCAAGAAGAAAGCCTTTTCTACCTGCTCATCCCACCTCATTGTGGTCGCTATGTATTATTCATCTGTGTTCTTTACCTATATCAGTCCTGCATCCAGCTACAGCCCAGAAAGAAGTAAATTTACCTCAGTGCTATACTCAGTCCTCAGCCCAACCCTAAACCCCCTCATCTATACACTGAGGAACAAGGATGTCAAGCTTGCCTTAAGCAGAATTTTGGGCTCTTTTTCACATTAA